The Rhodoferax sediminis genome has a segment encoding these proteins:
- a CDS encoding class I SAM-dependent methyltransferase, whose translation MSKTGKSGPDPDRTEALALYRQRAALYDLEMALFEPIRRMAISRLALKRGDVVLDVGCGTGLSLALLRQGLGAKGRVIGIDQSPEMIEKARARVMQNDWRNVVLLCSPVETAEIPRPADAALFHFTHDVLRRSDALANVLHHLKPGARVVASGLKWSWAIPANLFVWSAALHSVTTLEGLDKPWSRLAERIGPLNVETLLLDTVYIASGQLADQA comes from the coding sequence TTGAGCAAAACTGGCAAATCGGGTCCTGACCCTGATCGAACCGAGGCGCTGGCCCTGTACCGCCAGCGTGCCGCCCTGTACGACCTGGAAATGGCATTGTTCGAGCCGATCCGGCGCATGGCGATCTCGCGCCTTGCGCTCAAGCGCGGTGACGTCGTGCTGGACGTGGGATGCGGCACCGGGCTCAGCCTGGCCTTGCTGCGGCAGGGGCTCGGCGCCAAAGGCCGGGTTATCGGCATCGACCAGAGCCCCGAGATGATCGAGAAGGCTAGAGCGCGGGTCATGCAGAACGACTGGAGAAATGTGGTTTTGCTGTGCTCGCCGGTCGAGACGGCCGAGATACCGCGACCGGCAGATGCCGCCCTGTTCCATTTCACGCACGACGTCCTGCGCCGGTCCGATGCGCTCGCCAATGTGCTCCATCATTTGAAGCCGGGCGCGCGAGTGGTCGCCAGCGGGCTCAAGTGGAGCTGGGCCATCCCTGCCAACCTGTTCGTGTGGTCCGCGGCGCTGCACTCCGTCACGACGCTGGAGGGGCTCGATAAACCCTGGAGCCGGCTGGCCGAACGCATCGGGCCCCTGAATGTGGAAACACTGCTGCTGGATACCGTCTACATCGCCAGCGGACAACTCGCAGATCAGGCTTGA
- a CDS encoding tyrosine-type recombinase/integrase encodes MLEEQRGKNPKYCFTFRGERIQRAITNTAWYSALEAAGIGNFRFHDLRHTWASWHRQAGTSCG; translated from the coding sequence GTGTTGGAAGAGCAGCGCGGTAAGAACCCGAAGTATTGCTTCACCTTCCGGGGTGAGCGAATTCAAAGGGCGATCACCAACACTGCCTGGTACAGCGCGTTAGAAGCTGCTGGCATCGGGAACTTTCGGTTTCACGATTTGCGCCATACATGGGCATCGTGGCATCGCCAGGCGGGAACGTCTTGCGGATGA